CGACGTGCTGATGACAGACGAATTGCGCAGGCGTCCGTCGAAGCCCGCCAACCGGCAGGCCGAGGCCGAGGCCTTCCGCGAATTGTCCGGCTTGATCGCGCGCAATCCGAAGCGGGCGATCAGCCGTTTCATGGATATTGCGATCCGGCTGTGCCGAGCCGGCTCCGCCGGCCTGAGCCTGATCGATGAGAACGATGCAGGCGAGGAGGAACTGGTCTGGGCGGCGATCGCGGGCGCGCTGAAGGGCCATGTCGGCCAGACCATGCCGCGGCGAGCGAGCCCCTGTTCGCTCGGCATCGAGGCCGGCCGCATCGTGCTGGTCGGCCGGCCCGAGCGGGCCTTCCCGGCCTTTGCCGCCATCACTCCGCCGGTGGTCGAGGAACTGGTGGTGCCGCTGCTCGATTCGGGCGGGCTTGCGCTGGGTGCGCTCTGGATCGCCCATCACGACGCCGACAGGACCTTCGATGCCGAGGATGCCCGCATCATGGAGCATCTGGCGATCCAGCTCGTGCTCGCGCTCAAGCTGCGCGACCGGCTGGAGCGCAAGGTTGGCGCCCATCGCGCCAATGTCGCGCTGCGCGCCACCAATATCGAACTCGCCGAGACTTCGGCCTTCCTGCAGAGCGTGCTCGATTCGAGCACCGACTGCATCATGGTGCTGAGCCTTGCCGGCAAGATCGAGCTGGTCAATTCCGGTGGGCTCGCCCTGATGGAGGCCGATGATCTCGTCGGCCGATGCTGGCCGACCCTGTGGGGCTTCGGTTCGGGCGACGGCGGCGACAACGATGCCGGCGCCGCCGTTCGCATCGCGGCCGCGGGCGGCGTCAGCCGCTTCCAGGGCTTCAGTCCGACGGCCCGGGGCGCGCCGAAATGGTGGGACGTGGCGGTGACGCCGATCATCGGCGAGTTCGGCCGGCCACTGCGGCTGCTTGTCGTTTCGCGCGACATTTCCGGCGTCAAGGCGGCCGAGGAGCGGCTGGCGGCGAGCGAAAGGCGACTGCGCGTCGCGCAGAATTTCGCCGAGGTCGGAACGTTCGAGTGGAGCATCGACAGCAACATCGTCTACCCCTCCGAACAGTTCTGCCGGCTATGGGGTATCGCCCCGCAGGCGGCGTTGCCCGGCGAGGTCTTCGCCGACCACATCCATCCCGACGACCGCCATCTCCTGCTGGCCCGGCGCGACGGGCCGATCGAGAGCGCGGGCGACTATGTCGAATACCGGGTGATCCGCGGCGACGAGGTGCGCTGGCTTGCCCGCCGGGGCGACGTGCTGCGCGATGCCGACGGCCGGCCGACCAGCGTGTTCGGCGCCTGTTTCGACGTCACCGACCGGCGCAAGGCCGAGGAGCAGCAGCGCCTCCTCATGCAGGAGCTCACCCATCGGGTGAAGAACACCATGGCGATGGTGCAGGCGATCGGGCTGCAGACTTTGCGCAGCGCGCATTCGGTGGAGGCGGCCGGCGCCGCCTTTGCCGCGCGCATGCAGGCCCTGTCGGCGGCCCATGACGTGCTCATCCATTCCAACTGGTCGAGCACCAGCCTGAAGCCGCTGATCGAGCGCGCCGTGCGCCTCCATGACGATACCGGCGGCCGGTTCCTGCTCGACGGGCCGGCCCTGATCCTCGGGCCGCGGGCGGCGCTGACCCTGGCGCTCACCCTGCACGAGCTCGGCACCAATGCTCTGAAATATGGCGCGCTGTCGAACGATCAGGGGCGGGTCGAGCTGACCTGGCGGGTCGAGGATGCGGGATCCGATCGGCGCGTCGTCATGACCTGGCGCGAGACCGGTGGGCCGATCGTGCCGCAGCCGACGGTCCAGGGCTTCGGCTCGCGGCTCATCCGGCTCGGTTTCGGCGTTCCCTCCGGCAAGGCCGAGCTGGTCTTCACGGAGACCGGCGTTGTCTGGACCGCCAGCGCTTCGCTCGCCGAGATCCGCTTCCAGGGCGAGGATTGAGCGCGCGGCCGGCTGGCCGCAAAAAAGAGCCCGTTCCGGGGGGCTGGAACGGGCTCGGGAAGGGGACGGGCACGGAGGCCATGCCGCGTCACGCCTGCTCAACCCGGGCGGTGGCGGAAAGTTCCCGCCCATTGCGACCGCCATCGTCCAAGCCCTATCCCTCGTGAAAAATGCGGGCTAGGTTCGGCCGCCCGCGAATCCTTGCCGAGCTTCGCAATCTCATTCGTCGATCGTGTCGAGAACCATGCGCCTGTCGGTCGTTCCCGCCCTGTTTTTTGCCGCTGCCCTGGCCGGTTGCGCCAGCACCATGGCGCCGCCCACGGTCATCAATTCGGAACGGGCCATGGAAGAGGAGGTGGCCTGCATCACCAACCTCTTCAACACCCGGCTCGAACTCGTCCGGTCGACACCGATCCGTAATGGTGTCGAGATTGCCTCGGTCGATCAGGCCGGCCTGGTCGTGGCGCGGGTCGAGGTCGTGCGCGCCGGTCATGGCAGCCGCGTCACGCTCCAGGTGCGCGAATTCGCGAGCCTGTTCTATCACGACCTGGTTCGCCGCTGCGCCGGCACGCGCTGAGAAGGCCCGCGCCCGCCAGCCTGCCCGGCTATTCCAGATAACGCCTCACCAGGCGCGCCTCCGCGCGCAGCGCCTCGGCTTCATCCGTTCGACCGAGACGCTCCAATTCGTTCGCCGCGCCCTCGCGTTCGTGCAACTCGGAAGCGAGCGCGGCACGCACATCGGCTCGGCTCAGGCGCAGCCGTTGAACTTCCGCTGACCCGGCCTCGAAACGATGCGGCGCGTAGGGCGCCGATACTGCGCGGTTCGGCGGCGCCTCGGCATTGTCGAGCGCGGCAATGAGCCCGCGAATGACCTTGGCCTCGATGGTTCGCCGGCGCTTCATGGCCGAGCGCAAATCGGCCCGCAGTGCAGCCTTCACATCCCTTGCGGCATCGTCCGGCGCGTCTGACGTCCCTATGTCGGCGGTCATTCTGAATGTTCCCAATTGATCCCTATTTTAGGATATAATAGGATCAATGAGGAATAAAGAGGATCATTCGGCCATGTCGGATCAACTTGTCACCGTCGAGCAGGCGGCGGAGCAACTGAACCTGCATCCCAAGACCGTGCTCCGTTACATCAGGGACGGGCGGCTGGCAGCGACACGGGTCGGCAAGTCCTACCGCATCATGCGAGCGAAGCTGGACGCCTTCGCCGGTATCGCCGGCGGCACGGCCGCGGCGGATGCGGGCGTGCGGGCGACCTGCATCGTCGACATTCCCGGTCTTTCCGTGGATCGGGCGGAGCGGCTCGCGACCTTCCTGCATGCCGCCGCCCTGACCGGTGACGGGCAGACGCCGCCGCTTCAGCTTCAGACGGCATTCGACCCGCTCAGCCGGATCATGAAGGTGGTGGCGATCGGCACGCCGCCCGATGTGCGCTGGCTGCTAGAGATGGTGCAGTTGGAGATGAGTGGCCGGTCGTGAGCGACCCGGTCTACCGCAGCCATCCGGCCGGCACCGCCGTCGCGGCACGGTACAGGCGCGTGCTGGACGGGTGGCCGGTCCCGAGGACCGAGCTGACGCTGCCGACTGGCCTCGGGCCGACCTTTGTCGTGGCCTGTGGCCCGGAGAGCGCGCCGCCCGTCCTGCTGTTCCACGGCTCTCAAGCCAATTCCGCCATGTGGTTGCCCGATGTCACCGTGTGGTCGGCACGGTTCAGGCTGTTTGCCGTCGACATGGTCGGCGAGGCGGGGCTCAGCGCGCCGGTCCGGCCGGATCTTGCCGGGGATGCCCATGCCCGATGGCTCGATGACGTCTTCAGCGGCCTCGGATTGTCGCGTGCGGCCCTTGTCGGCGTGTCGCTCGGCGGCTGGCTGGCGCTCGACTATGCGCGCAGACGGCCGAAGGCGGTGCAGGCGCTGGCCCTGCTGTGCCCTGCCGGCGTCGGCCGGCAGAAGAACTTCCTGCTGAAGGCCCTGCCGCTCGCCCTGCTCGGTCCATGGGGCAGACGCCGGGCGCGCGCCATGGTGATGGGGCCGATGCCGCAGGTCCTGCCCGAAGCGGTGCGTCCGCTCGCGGAACTGATGGAGGAGGTCGGGCGGGCCATCAAGCCGCGCGTGGTCCAGATCCCGAGGCTGACGGACGCGGAGCTGGCCCGGCTCGGTATCCCGATCCTGGCCATCGTCGGCGGGCGGGACGTCCTGCTCGACTCGCGCGAGACGTGCGAACGGCTGCGGCGGCATGCGCCGCAGGCGGACATCTGCTTCATCGAGGACGGCTACCACTTCCTGCCCGGCCAGGCGTCGCGCGTCATGAGTTTCCTGGAGCGCAACGTTCCGCCGTCCGCTCGCTGATGCCCGGCGCGTAATGGACTGCCGGCCGGTGCGCGAGGTCGTGATCCTCGACGGGAGCGACTGGCTGAACCATGTTCTGCAGCGGTTCGCGGTCGGCTATTGATACGGTTGAAACCGGGGCTGGGCACGCACTCTGTCGCGACGGCCGACACCCGGTTCGGAGGGATCCCAGATGACCCAGAG
This portion of the bacterium YEK0313 genome encodes:
- a CDS encoding Blue-light-activated histidine kinase, with product MPGGLHLLAVDVLMTDELRRRPSKPANRQAEAEAFRELSGLIARNPKRAISRFMDIAIRLCRAGSAGLSLIDENDAGEEELVWAAIAGALKGHVGQTMPRRASPCSLGIEAGRIVLVGRPERAFPAFAAITPPVVEELVVPLLDSGGLALGALWIAHHDADRTFDAEDARIMEHLAIQLVLALKLRDRLERKVGAHRANVALRATNIELAETSAFLQSVLDSSTDCIMVLSLAGKIELVNSGGLALMEADDLVGRCWPTLWGFGSGDGGDNDAGAAVRIAAAGGVSRFQGFSPTARGAPKWWDVAVTPIIGEFGRPLRLLVVSRDISGVKAAEERLAASERRLRVAQNFAEVGTFEWSIDSNIVYPSEQFCRLWGIAPQAALPGEVFADHIHPDDRHLLLARRDGPIESAGDYVEYRVIRGDEVRWLARRGDVLRDADGRPTSVFGACFDVTDRRKAEEQQRLLMQELTHRVKNTMAMVQAIGLQTLRSAHSVEAAGAAFAARMQALSAAHDVLIHSNWSSTSLKPLIERAVRLHDDTGGRFLLDGPALILGPRAALTLALTLHELGTNALKYGALSNDQGRVELTWRVEDAGSDRRVVMTWRETGGPIVPQPTVQGFGSRLIRLGFGVPSGKAELVFTETGVVWTASASLAEIRFQGED
- a CDS encoding Yqey-like protein; translated protein: MTADIGTSDAPDDAARDVKAALRADLRSAMKRRRTIEAKVIRGLIAALDNAEAPPNRAVSAPYAPHRFEAGSAEVQRLRLSRADVRAALASELHEREGAANELERLGRTDEAEALRAEARLVRRYLE
- a CDS encoding Helix-turn-helix domain protein, with translation MSDQLVTVEQAAEQLNLHPKTVLRYIRDGRLAATRVGKSYRIMRAKLDAFAGIAGGTAAADAGVRATCIVDIPGLSVDRAERLATFLHAAALTGDGQTPPLQLQTAFDPLSRIMKVVAIGTPPDVRWLLEMVQLEMSGRS
- the nap gene encoding putative carboxylesterase nap, which encodes MSDPVYRSHPAGTAVAARYRRVLDGWPVPRTELTLPTGLGPTFVVACGPESAPPVLLFHGSQANSAMWLPDVTVWSARFRLFAVDMVGEAGLSAPVRPDLAGDAHARWLDDVFSGLGLSRAALVGVSLGGWLALDYARRRPKAVQALALLCPAGVGRQKNFLLKALPLALLGPWGRRRARAMVMGPMPQVLPEAVRPLAELMEEVGRAIKPRVVQIPRLTDAELARLGIPILAIVGGRDVLLDSRETCERLRRHAPQADICFIEDGYHFLPGQASRVMSFLERNVPPSAR